From a region of the Etheostoma cragini isolate CJK2018 chromosome 20, CSU_Ecrag_1.0, whole genome shotgun sequence genome:
- the LOC117935508 gene encoding cytochrome c oxidase subunit 8A, mitochondrial, with translation MSGLLRTMASRAAPVLRGHTITQRANLYAGPAKEKIGTFETIIGLSMFSLAILGPSGWILAHLEDYKKKE, from the exons ATGTCGGGGCTCCTGAGGACCATGGCCAGCCGGGCTGCTCCTGTGCTGCGGGGACACACGATCACTCAGAGGGCAAACCTCTACGCTGGCCCGGCCAAGGAAAAGATCGGCACATTT GAAACCATCATCGGGCTGAGCATGTTCTCCCTGGCCATTCTGGGACCATCTGGGTGGATCCTGGCCCACTTGGAGGACTACAAGAAGAAAGAATAA
- the LOC117935496 gene encoding glucosamine-6-phosphate isomerase 2 isoform X1, whose amino-acid sequence MRLVILDDYDLASEWAAKYIRNRIIQFKPSADRYFTLGLPTGSTPYGCYQKLIEFYRSGDISFKYVKTFNMDEYVGLPRAHPESYHSYMWNNFFKHIDIDPANAHILDGNAEDLETECQAYEQKIAEAGGIELFVGGIGPDGHIAFNEPGSSLVSRTRVKTLAKDTIVANARFFGNDLNKVPTMALTVGVGTVMDAKEVMILITGAHKAFALYKAIEEGVNHMWTVSAFQQHPRTIFVCDEDATLELRVKTVKYFKGLMHVHNRLVDPVLSIKDQ is encoded by the exons ATGAGGCTGGTCATTCTGGACGACTATGACCTGGCCAGCGAGTGGGCAGCCAAATACATCCGCAACAGAATCATTCAGTTCAAGCCCTCGGCTGACAGGTACTTCACCCTGGGCCTACCGACAG GGAGCACTCCCTATGGCTGTTACCAGAAGTTAATTGAATTCTACAGGAGTGGAGATATTTCATTCAAATATGTGAAGACCTTCAACATGGATGAATATGTCG GTCTACCTCGTGCTCATCCTGAGAGCTATCACTCCTACATGTGGAACAACTTCTTCAAGCACATCGACATTGACCCAGCCAACGCTCACATCCTGGACGGGAACGCAGAGGACCTGGAGACGGAGTGCCAGGCCTACGAGCAGAAGATCGCAGAGGCTGGAGGAATTGAGTTGTTCGTAGGAG GTATTGGCCCTGATGGCCACATAGCGTTCAACGAGCCCGGTTCCAGCCTTGTTTCCAGGACCAGAGTGAAAACCCTGGCTAAGGATACCATTGTGGCCAATGCTCGTTTCTTCGGCAACGACCTCAACAAGGTTCCCACCATGGCTCTCACCGTGGGCGTAGGAACCGTCATGGACGCCAAGGAG GTGATGATTCTGATCACAGGAGCACACAAAGCCTTTGCTCTGTATAAAGCCATAGAGGAGGGGGTGAACCACATGTGGACCGTGTCAGCATTCCAGCAGCACCCGCGCACCATCTTTGTCTGCGACGAAGACGCCACCCTGGAGCTACGGGTCAAAACGGTCAAATACTTCAAAG GTTTAATGCATGTTCATAACCGACTGGTGGACCCGGTGCTCAGCATAAAGGACCAGTGA
- the LOC117935496 gene encoding glucosamine-6-phosphate isomerase 2 isoform X2: protein MRLVILDDYDLASEWAAKYIRNRIIQFKPSADRYFTLGLPTGSTPYGCYQKLIEFYRSGDISFKYVKTFNMDEYVGLPRAHPESYHSYMWNNFFKHIDIDPANAHILDGNAEDLETECQAYEQKIAEAGGIELFVGGIGPDGHIAFNEPGSSLVSRTRVKTLAKDTIVANARFFGNDLNKVPTMALTVGVGTVMDAKEVMILITGAHKAFALYKAIEEGVNHMWTVSAFQQHPRTIFVCDEDATLELRVKTVKYFKGPPSTDDAE, encoded by the exons ATGAGGCTGGTCATTCTGGACGACTATGACCTGGCCAGCGAGTGGGCAGCCAAATACATCCGCAACAGAATCATTCAGTTCAAGCCCTCGGCTGACAGGTACTTCACCCTGGGCCTACCGACAG GGAGCACTCCCTATGGCTGTTACCAGAAGTTAATTGAATTCTACAGGAGTGGAGATATTTCATTCAAATATGTGAAGACCTTCAACATGGATGAATATGTCG GTCTACCTCGTGCTCATCCTGAGAGCTATCACTCCTACATGTGGAACAACTTCTTCAAGCACATCGACATTGACCCAGCCAACGCTCACATCCTGGACGGGAACGCAGAGGACCTGGAGACGGAGTGCCAGGCCTACGAGCAGAAGATCGCAGAGGCTGGAGGAATTGAGTTGTTCGTAGGAG GTATTGGCCCTGATGGCCACATAGCGTTCAACGAGCCCGGTTCCAGCCTTGTTTCCAGGACCAGAGTGAAAACCCTGGCTAAGGATACCATTGTGGCCAATGCTCGTTTCTTCGGCAACGACCTCAACAAGGTTCCCACCATGGCTCTCACCGTGGGCGTAGGAACCGTCATGGACGCCAAGGAG GTGATGATTCTGATCACAGGAGCACACAAAGCCTTTGCTCTGTATAAAGCCATAGAGGAGGGGGTGAACCACATGTGGACCGTGTCAGCATTCCAGCAGCACCCGCGCACCATCTTTGTCTGCGACGAAGACGCCACCCTGGAGCTACGGGTCAAAACGGTCAAATACTTCAAAG GTCCACCAAGCACTGATGATGCAGAATGA